One segment of Gasterosteus aculeatus chromosome 3, fGasAcu3.hap1.1, whole genome shotgun sequence DNA contains the following:
- the LOC120815784 gene encoding uncharacterized protein LOC120815784, which yields MSLFVILGLLVCIQAQGIIVTPVFVLKGRDLLLKIDADLPEGVVFVHWKINKTVTLVRFLPSGKQNVHKDFTGRLEFPEKNSVTLKNLQEADSGVYAAEVVTETPTEDKLVAEYKVTVQGPVTPVELIVDRVDSNSSESCDLHVTCRTHNSNISSTFRCVNRVCSQEGGERSEVTTSGASLQVYLLNSTIICNHSNQVHWTHDFNTTEHFCPEHPGSVLSALLLRTVVISVGLIIMVSAVITVHLVDFKKHQ from the exons ATGTCTCTCTTTGTGATACTCGGGCTGCTCGTCTGCATTCAGGCTCAAG gaatcattgtgactcctgtgtttgtgctgaagggACGTGATCTGCTCCTGAAGATTGATGCTGATCTTCCTGAGGGGGTTGTATTTGTTCActggaaaatcaataaaacagtcaCTTTAGTAAGATTTCTACCTAGTGGGAAACAAAATGTCCATAAAGATTTTACTGGAAGGCTCGAGTTTCCTGAGAAAAACTCTGTAACATTGAAGAATCTACAAGAGGCCGACAGTGGAGTTTATGCTGCTGAAGTAGTAACAGAAACACCCACAGAAGACAAACTAGTAGCTGAATACAAGGTCACAGTTCAAG gaccaGTGACTCCAGTTGAACTGATCGTGGACCGAGTGGACTCCAACAGCtcagagtcatgtgacctccatgTGACCTGCAGGACTCACAACTCAAACATCAGCAGCACTTTCAGATGTGTCAACCGGGTCTGcagtcaggagggaggagagcgatcAGAGGTCACGACCTCTGGGGCTTCTCTCCAGGTCTACCTGTTGAACAGCACCATCAtctgtaaccatagcaaccaggTTCACTGGACCCACGACTTTAACACGACTGAACACTTTTGCCCCGAACATCCTG GTTCGGTGCTTTCCGCTCTCCTGTTGAGGACTGTTGTGATCTCTGTGGGTCTGATCATCATGGTGTCTGCCGTCATCACTGTTCACCTCGTGGACTTCAAGAAGCACCAATGA
- the LOC120815787 gene encoding uncharacterized protein LOC120815787 isoform X1, with protein MRPCVVLLFAVSLLTLCEAQGIIVTPVFVLKGRDLLLKFDADLPEKFSYVDWKFNKTVTLVRFEPRGNPNVHHNSTGGFDFPEKNLSLTLKNLQEADSGLYAAVAATFTGDKLVAEYKVTVQGPVSPVELIVDRVDSNSSESCDLHVTCRTHNSHINSTFRCDDRVCSQEGGERSEVTTSGASLQVYLLNSTIICNHSNQVHWTHGFNTTEHLCSSNDPLLHSGWIIGITLIVVVIVVLFVLLCYLQRRRISDSRQIINNTAYEDPQEVTSAPPQNENATYSLLGFPAGSTQPESIYATVKKPDRSSND; from the exons ATGAGGCCGTGTGTCGTGCTTCTCTTTGCCGTTTCTCTGCTGACATTATGTGAAGCACAAG gaatcattgtgactcctgtgtttgtgctgaagggACGTGATCTGCTCCTGAAGTTTGATGCTGATCTTCCTGAGAAGTTTTCATATGTTGACTGGAAATTCAATAAAACAGTCACTTTAGTAAGATTTGAACCCAGAGGGAATCCAAATGTCCATCATAATTCTACTGGAGGGTTTGACTTTCCTGAGAAAAACCTCTCTCTGACATTGAAGAATCTACAAGAGGCCGACAGTGGACTTTATGCTGCTGTAGCAGCAACATTTACAGGAGACAAACTAGTAGCTGAATACAAGGTCACAGTTCAAG gaccaGTGTCTCCAGTTGAACTGATCGTGGACCGAGTGGACTCCAACAGCtcagagtcatgtgacctccatgTGACCTGCAGGACTCACAACTCTCACATCAACAGCACTTTCAGATGTGACGACCGGGTCTGcagtcaggagggaggagagcgatcAGAGGTCACGACCTCTGGGGCTTCTCTCCAGGTCTACCTGTTGAACAGCACCATCAtctgtaaccatagcaaccaggTTCACTGGACCCACGGCTTTAATACGACTGAACATCTTTGCTCCTCAAATG atCCTCTCCTTCACTCCGGCTGGATTATTGGTATAACTCTCATTGTCGTTGTAATTGTGGTTCTTTTCGTCTTGCTTTGTTATCTTCAAAGGAGAAGAATCT CAGATTCAAGACAGATCATCAATAATACAGCTTATGAAGATCCTCAG GAAGTAACATCAGCACCACCTCAGAATGAGAACGCCACCTACAGCTTGTTGGGATTTCCTGCTGGATCGACTCAGCCGGAGAGCATCTACGCTACGGTGAAGAAGCCTGACAGGTCCTCCAACGATTAA
- the LOC120815787 gene encoding uncharacterized protein LOC120815787 isoform X2, whose amino-acid sequence MRPCVVLLFAVSLLTLCEAQGIIVTPVFVLKGRDLLLKFDADLPEKFSYVDWKFNKTVTLVRFEPRGNPNVHHNSTGGFDFPEKNLSLTLKNLQEADSGLYAAVAATFTGDKLVAEYKVTVQGPVSPVELIVDRVDSNSSESCDLHVTCRTHNSHINSTFRCDDRVCSQEGGERSEVTTSGASLQVYLLNSTIICNHSNQVHWTHGFNTTEHLCSSNDPLLHSGWIIGITLIVVVIVVLFVLLCYLQRRRIYSRQIINNTAYEDPQEVTSAPPQNENATYSLLGFPAGSTQPESIYATVKKPDRSSND is encoded by the exons ATGAGGCCGTGTGTCGTGCTTCTCTTTGCCGTTTCTCTGCTGACATTATGTGAAGCACAAG gaatcattgtgactcctgtgtttgtgctgaagggACGTGATCTGCTCCTGAAGTTTGATGCTGATCTTCCTGAGAAGTTTTCATATGTTGACTGGAAATTCAATAAAACAGTCACTTTAGTAAGATTTGAACCCAGAGGGAATCCAAATGTCCATCATAATTCTACTGGAGGGTTTGACTTTCCTGAGAAAAACCTCTCTCTGACATTGAAGAATCTACAAGAGGCCGACAGTGGACTTTATGCTGCTGTAGCAGCAACATTTACAGGAGACAAACTAGTAGCTGAATACAAGGTCACAGTTCAAG gaccaGTGTCTCCAGTTGAACTGATCGTGGACCGAGTGGACTCCAACAGCtcagagtcatgtgacctccatgTGACCTGCAGGACTCACAACTCTCACATCAACAGCACTTTCAGATGTGACGACCGGGTCTGcagtcaggagggaggagagcgatcAGAGGTCACGACCTCTGGGGCTTCTCTCCAGGTCTACCTGTTGAACAGCACCATCAtctgtaaccatagcaaccaggTTCACTGGACCCACGGCTTTAATACGACTGAACATCTTTGCTCCTCAAATG atCCTCTCCTTCACTCCGGCTGGATTATTGGTATAACTCTCATTGTCGTTGTAATTGTGGTTCTTTTCGTCTTGCTTTGTTATCTTCAAAGGAGAAGAATCT ATTCAAGACAGATCATCAATAATACAGCTTATGAAGATCCTCAG GAAGTAACATCAGCACCACCTCAGAATGAGAACGCCACCTACAGCTTGTTGGGATTTCCTGCTGGATCGACTCAGCCGGAGAGCATCTACGCTACGGTGAAGAAGCCTGACAGGTCCTCCAACGATTAA
- the LOC144405490 gene encoding uncharacterized protein LOC144405490, with product MTYHMTPALKEVNLSQLPGFIVTLPFCNMRPCVVLFFAVSLLTLCEAQGIIVTPVFVLKGRDLLLKFDADLPERVLFVDWKINKTVTLNLQEADSGVHAAVAATFTGEKTLAEYKVTVQGPVSPVELIVDRVDSNSSESCDLHVTCRTHNSHINSTFRCDDRVCSQEGGERPEVTTSGASLQVYLLNSTIICNHSNQVHRTQDIDTAEHICSSNGKTERGKNNFWCRPLMTVKLLSFTPAG from the exons ATGACGTACCATATGACCCCTGCTTTAAAGGAAGTGAATCTTTCTCAACTTCCTGGTTTCATCGTCACTCTTCCATTCTGCAACATGAGGCCGTGTGTCGTGCTTTTCTTTGCCGTTTCTCTGCTGACATTATGTGAAGCACAAG gaatcattgtgactcctgtgtttgtgctgaagggACGTGATCTGCTCCTGAAGTTTGATGCTGATCTTCCTGAGAGGGTTTTATTTGTTGActggaaaatcaataaaaccgTCACTTTA AATCTACAAGAGGCCGACAGTGGAGTTCATGCTGCTGTAGCAGCAACATttacaggagaaaaaacactaGCTGAATACAAGGTCACAGTTCAAG gacCAGTGTCTCCAGTTGAACTGATCGTGGACCGAGTGGACTCCAACAGCtcagagtcatgtgacctccatgTGACCTGCAGGACTCACAACTCTCACATCAACAGCACTTTCAGATGTGACGACCGGGTCTGcagtcaggagggaggagagcgaccAGAGGTCACGACCTCTGGAGCTTCTCTCCAGGTCTACCTGTTGAACAGCACCATCAtctgtaaccatagcaaccaggTTCACAGGACCCAGGACATTGATACTGCTGAACATATTTGCTCCTCAAATGGTAAGACTGAACgaggaaaaaacaacttttgGTGTCGACCATTAATGACTGTAAAG ctcCTCTCTTTCACTCCAGCTGGATGA
- the LOC120815785 gene encoding uncharacterized protein LOC120815785, with amino-acid sequence MRPCVVLLFAVSLLTLCEAQGINVTPVFVLKGRDLLLKIDADLPEGILFVEWTFNKTVILVRFLLSGKQNVHEDFTGRLEFPEKNSVTLKNLQEADSGVYAAEVVTETPTGDKQLAEYKVTVQGPVSPVELIVDRVDSNSSESCDLHVTCRTHNSHINSTFRCVDRVCSQEGGERSEVTTSGASLQVYLLNSTIICNHSNQVHKTQDIDTAEHICSSNAPLFHSGWIIGITLIVVGIVVLFVFPYYRRRRIISDSRQIINNTVYEDLQEVTSARPQNENSTYSLVGLPAGSTQPESIYAMAKKPDRSSND; translated from the exons ATGAGGCCGTGTGTCGTGCTTCTCTTTGCCGTTTCTCTGCTGACATTATGTGAAGCACAAG GAATCAATgtgactcctgtgtttgtgctgaagggACGTGATCTGCTCCTGAAGATTGATGCTGATCTTCCTGAGGGGATTTTATTTGTTGAGTGGACATTCAATAAAACAGTCATTTTAGTAAGATTTCTacttagtggaaaacaaaaTGTCCATGAAGATTTCACTGGAAGGCTCGAGTTTCCTGAGAAAAACTCTGTAACATTGAAGAATCTACAAGAGGCCGACAGTGGAGTTTATGCTGCGGAAGTAGTAACAGAAACACCTACAGGAGACAAACAACTAGCTGAATACAAGGTCACAGTTCAAG GACCAGTGTCTCCAGTTGAACTGATCGTGGACCGAGTGGACTCCAACAGCtcagagtcatgtgacctccatgTGACCTGCAGGACTCACAACTCTCACATCAACAGCACTTTCAGATGTGTCGACCGGGTCTGcagtcaggagggaggagagcgatcAGAGGTCACGACCTCTGGGGCTTCTCTCCAGGTCTACCTGTTGAACAGCACCATCAtctgtaaccatagcaaccaggTTCACAAGACCCAGGACATTGATACTGCTGAACATATTTGCTCCTCAAATG ctcCTCTCTTTCACTCCGGCTGGATTATTGGTATAACTCTCATTGTCGTCGGAATTGTGGTTCTTTTCGTCTTTCCTTATTATCGTCGAAGGAGAATAATCT CAGATTCAAGACAGATCATCAATAATACAGTTTATGAAGATCTTCAG GAAGTAACATCAGCACGACCTCAGAATGAGAACTCCACCtacagcttggtgggacttccTGCTGGATCGACTCAGCCGGAGAGCATCTACGCTATGGCAAAGAAGCCTGACAGGTCCTCCAACGATTAA